A genomic window from Chitinophaga pollutisoli includes:
- a CDS encoding HAMP domain-containing sensor histidine kinase encodes MRNRIRNILVLMTACILGILALQGYWLYESYKLRLQEFDRDINDALRTAVFHKQFGDAGKVLGLAKFNLSYTTTYSDSAPAVPAQPHVQVLHLEDSAVPAPGAVLRKSVFLSTPGQPVTMAGEVVEASGDEIRFRRVQRDTNIRQLTDTLSRQISDILVRRDFYRTALTIGQLDSLYRGELGTRGINTAYQLDTLVAGPETLKSFRKTPLRTHIIPFNPANNIFVSARFESPMPHILSRMTGSLTATAVLLLLTVCSFLYMLRTILRQKRLSEVRNDFINNMTHELKTPIATVSAAVEALERFNALADPQKTANYLRISRQELQRLGDLVEKVLHIAAEEKEDLVLQTETTDLNDIISEIISNHRLKSGKKTDFTYTMLSDPLIHADPSHLTNAINNLVDNAIKYSGEHAEISILLARRPGWVRISVKDNGIGIPYNYQNSIFEKFFRVPSGNLHNVKGFGLGLSYVKKIAEKHGGTIKVKSEPEKGSEFQLEIPAA; translated from the coding sequence ATGCGCAACCGGATCCGAAATATCCTCGTCCTGATGACCGCCTGCATCCTCGGCATCCTCGCCCTGCAGGGGTATTGGCTTTACGAGTCGTATAAGCTACGTCTGCAGGAATTCGACCGCGATATCAACGACGCGCTGCGGACCGCCGTTTTCCACAAGCAATTCGGCGACGCGGGGAAAGTACTGGGACTGGCGAAATTCAATCTTTCCTATACCACCACTTATTCCGACAGCGCGCCCGCCGTTCCGGCGCAGCCGCACGTCCAGGTACTGCACCTCGAGGATTCCGCGGTACCAGCGCCGGGTGCGGTACTCCGCAAATCCGTTTTCCTGTCAACGCCCGGCCAGCCCGTGACGATGGCCGGAGAAGTGGTGGAAGCCAGCGGCGATGAGATCCGTTTCCGTCGCGTGCAGCGCGACACCAACATCCGGCAGTTGACAGACACGCTTTCGCGGCAGATTTCGGATATCCTGGTGAGGCGGGATTTTTACCGTACGGCGCTCACCATTGGCCAGTTGGACAGCCTTTACCGTGGGGAACTGGGGACCCGTGGGATCAACACCGCTTACCAACTCGATACCCTCGTGGCCGGCCCGGAAACGCTGAAATCCTTCCGGAAAACGCCCCTCCGCACCCACATTATTCCCTTCAACCCCGCCAACAACATTTTCGTTTCCGCCCGCTTCGAAAGCCCCATGCCGCACATTCTGAGCCGCATGACCGGCAGCCTCACCGCCACGGCTGTTTTGCTGCTGCTCACCGTCTGCTCGTTCCTGTACATGCTCCGTACCATCCTCCGGCAAAAACGCCTTTCCGAAGTCCGCAACGATTTCATCAACAACATGACGCATGAGCTGAAAACCCCCATCGCCACGGTTTCCGCGGCTGTAGAAGCGCTCGAACGCTTCAACGCACTCGCCGATCCCCAGAAAACCGCGAATTACCTCCGCATCTCTCGGCAGGAGCTGCAGCGCCTCGGCGACCTCGTGGAAAAAGTGCTCCACATCGCCGCCGAAGAAAAAGAAGATCTCGTCCTCCAAACTGAAACCACCGACCTCAACGATATCATCTCCGAAATCATTTCCAACCACCGCCTGAAATCCGGCAAGAAAACGGATTTCACATATACGATGCTGTCGGATCCGCTCATCCACGCCGATCCTTCCCATCTCACCAACGCTATCAACAACCTCGTCGATAATGCCATCAAATATTCCGGCGAACATGCCGAAATTTCCATCCTCCTCGCCCGAAGGCCGGGATGGGTGCGCATTTCGGTGAAAGATAACGGGATCGGCATTCCTTACAATTATCAGAACAGCATTTTCGAAAAATTCTTCCGCGTGCCTTCCGGCAATCTGCACAATGTGAAAGGTTTCGGGCTGGGATTGAGTTATGTGAAGAAGATCGCCGAAAAACACGGCGGTACCATCAAGGTAAAAAGCGAGCCTGAGAAAGGCAGCGAGTTTCAACTGGAAATCCCCGCAGCATGA
- a CDS encoding response regulator transcription factor — protein MNPSQPVILLIEDEWQLAQIVKDSLETRGFTMICAADGVEGLRLFRQHKPDVIVMDVMMPHLDGFSLTTEIRKTDRQIPIIFLTAKSQTADVVKGFESGGNDYLKKPFSMDELIVRIRSLLARFGHHPAPPAPSEDEIGIGQFVFQPHKQTLTRNGYTEFLSHREAEVLLRLCRHKNQVMERRPVLLDLWGDDNFFNARSMDVFITKLRRYLKEDPKIQIVNIRGVGYKLIS, from the coding sequence ATGAACCCATCACAACCCGTCATATTACTCATCGAAGACGAATGGCAGCTCGCCCAGATCGTGAAAGACAGCCTCGAAACGCGCGGCTTCACGATGATCTGCGCGGCCGATGGCGTTGAGGGCCTCCGCCTTTTCCGCCAGCACAAACCCGACGTGATCGTGATGGACGTAATGATGCCCCACCTCGACGGCTTCTCCCTCACCACCGAAATCCGCAAAACCGACAGGCAAATCCCCATCATCTTCCTCACCGCCAAATCTCAAACCGCGGACGTGGTGAAAGGTTTTGAATCGGGGGGGAACGACTATCTGAAAAAACCCTTCAGCATGGACGAGCTGATCGTCCGCATACGCTCGCTGCTGGCGCGTTTCGGCCATCATCCCGCGCCACCCGCGCCTTCCGAAGACGAAATCGGGATTGGTCAGTTTGTTTTCCAGCCGCATAAGCAAACACTAACTCGTAACGGCTATACAGAGTTTCTGTCGCACCGCGAGGCAGAAGTGCTGCTGCGTTTGTGCCGGCATAAAAACCAGGTGATGGAGCGCCGCCCCGTGCTGCTGGACCTCTGGGGCGACGATAACTTCTTCAACGCGCGCAGCATGGATGTTTTCATCACGAAACTGCGCAGGTATCTGAAAGAAGATCCGAAGATCCAGATCGTCAATATTCGCGGGGTGGGATATAAGCTGATTAGCTGA
- a CDS encoding SNF2-related protein, giving the protein MSLPHLLKYVYNNGTDEVIRRGKRIFATGGVELMEGDPVLRSASFRVKSDTHANYYKVTISKYNEPATMSVRCQCPYNLGDICRHEAAALFQLQEMLDRNHFDAFDTQYDQQHTLVKMKSIDLKTIKLLTSNHILSEADRILRKTQAVIKSAKDEKVEAELRADGKKYPLILQRNEERNFDTHCTCDEHEHPLCVHKTALFLQLLNAHGPFYFDTLRNWDKEKNKLLSSYGYSLSDDLEGKFAFSYLNGKPFLRVLDPTIKKVESTVAAAKTEAAEPEETLTVTRRLGVVLNANDKLFPYFQAELVSGDANEDETEFVSLVNRIDLGKYVDFYLFKEKDRDLISPIRKLQHSEVNKFLNKNSPFAGIWENIMHESESGLPMETMELIVEYLQPKIAKLFPMLAEHKLVFILRDGQPFKTKNLQLLEVSGDPLKPYFKAGNGGDHIEVTAWVDIEGESVNVSANQWASPLLFLYNNVLYYFDNPKDSIHLLQYQEHHSVRVPTNDWQDFLKESILPLGKEYAVQYDASLLAEVDDIIPENRVYLKEMGETFVIQPAFSYHGHDVEWNDETRITVQEGNKVLVIHRNKEAEDAFVNRIRALHTNFSVHSNYNYFFLRAKEALKNNWFFLFFDALKEMDVRVFGFEQLRNFRFSASKPVTNLQISSGIDWFDAQVEVVYGDQKVGIRDIKRALANKQNYVQLADGSLGLLPEEWLKKYSLLFKIGEEKDKGAGLKLSKYNFSVIDELYEFIDDEAILVELDEKRRKLLKFDEIRNVPLPGNLNANLRPYQESGFQWLNYLDEVKWGGILADDMGLGKTVQALTFIQHYKNRHEQCTMLVVCPTTLIYNWENEIKKFTPGITWHIHHGPQRLRISEELAKFDVIITTYGTLRSDVQLLMKIDFDYVILDESQAIKNPQSKVTKAAQLLNTRNRIALSGTPMQNNTFDIYAQMNFLNPGMLGSVDFFRNEFATPIDKFQDEERKEHLKKLIYPFILRRTKEQVAKDLPEKIETVIFCEMDPEQRHIYDAYRNSYRSKILGVIEDQGMERSQLTILQGLMKLRQICDSPAILNEAEKYPNHSVKLHELTREISENISNHKVLVFSQFLGMLGLIKDRLAHQKIPYEYFDGSTSTQDREKAIQNFQNNEECRVFLISLKAGGVGLNLTAADYVYIVDPWWNPAVEQQAIDRTHRIGQTKNIFAYRMICKDTVEEKILELQERKKSLVKDIIADDSGFIKKLTKEDVLYLFS; this is encoded by the coding sequence ATGTCGCTACCCCATTTATTAAAATATGTATATAATAACGGCACCGATGAGGTGATCCGGCGGGGGAAACGCATATTCGCCACCGGCGGCGTTGAGTTGATGGAAGGCGATCCCGTGCTTCGTTCGGCTTCGTTCCGGGTGAAGAGCGACACGCATGCCAATTACTACAAAGTTACCATCAGCAAATACAACGAGCCGGCGACCATGAGCGTGCGGTGCCAGTGCCCCTACAACCTGGGAGACATCTGCCGCCACGAAGCCGCCGCCCTCTTCCAGCTCCAGGAAATGCTGGACAGGAACCATTTCGACGCTTTCGACACGCAATACGACCAGCAACATACTTTGGTGAAAATGAAGTCGATCGACCTCAAAACCATCAAACTGCTGACTTCCAACCACATCCTTTCCGAAGCCGACCGCATCCTGCGCAAAACGCAGGCTGTTATCAAATCCGCGAAAGATGAGAAGGTGGAAGCGGAACTCCGGGCCGACGGGAAGAAATATCCGCTCATCCTGCAACGGAACGAAGAACGGAATTTCGATACCCATTGCACCTGCGACGAGCACGAGCATCCGCTTTGCGTTCACAAGACCGCGCTTTTTTTGCAGCTCCTCAACGCCCACGGGCCTTTCTATTTCGATACGCTCCGCAACTGGGACAAGGAGAAAAACAAACTCCTCTCCTCTTACGGATACTCCCTGAGCGACGACCTCGAAGGCAAGTTCGCGTTCTCGTACCTCAATGGCAAACCCTTCCTCCGCGTGCTCGATCCCACCATCAAGAAAGTCGAATCTACTGTGGCGGCCGCCAAAACGGAAGCCGCCGAGCCGGAAGAAACCCTCACCGTCACGAGGCGCCTGGGCGTGGTGCTCAATGCCAACGACAAACTGTTCCCCTACTTCCAGGCGGAGCTGGTGAGCGGAGACGCCAACGAAGACGAAACCGAATTCGTGTCTCTCGTGAACCGGATCGACCTGGGCAAATACGTCGACTTTTACCTTTTCAAGGAAAAAGACCGCGACCTCATTTCGCCCATCCGCAAACTCCAGCATTCCGAGGTCAACAAGTTCCTTAACAAGAACTCCCCCTTCGCCGGGATTTGGGAAAATATCATGCACGAAAGCGAATCGGGCCTGCCCATGGAAACCATGGAGCTCATCGTGGAGTACCTGCAACCCAAGATCGCCAAGCTGTTTCCGATGCTCGCGGAGCACAAGCTCGTGTTCATCCTGCGCGACGGCCAGCCTTTCAAAACCAAGAACCTCCAGCTGCTGGAGGTGTCCGGCGATCCCCTCAAACCGTATTTCAAAGCCGGCAACGGCGGCGATCATATCGAAGTAACCGCCTGGGTCGATATCGAAGGCGAATCCGTCAACGTTTCGGCCAACCAGTGGGCCAGCCCGTTGTTGTTCCTGTATAACAACGTCCTGTATTACTTCGACAATCCGAAAGATTCCATCCACCTCCTTCAATACCAGGAGCACCATTCCGTCCGCGTACCTACCAACGACTGGCAGGATTTCCTCAAAGAATCCATCCTCCCGCTCGGCAAAGAATACGCCGTGCAGTACGATGCATCGCTGCTGGCGGAAGTGGACGACATCATCCCCGAAAACCGGGTGTACCTGAAGGAAATGGGCGAAACTTTCGTCATCCAGCCCGCATTCTCCTACCACGGCCATGATGTGGAATGGAACGATGAAACACGCATCACCGTCCAGGAAGGCAACAAAGTGCTCGTCATCCACCGGAACAAGGAAGCGGAAGATGCGTTCGTGAACCGCATCCGCGCGCTGCATACCAACTTCTCCGTACACAGCAACTACAACTACTTCTTCCTCCGCGCCAAAGAAGCTCTGAAGAACAACTGGTTCTTCCTTTTCTTTGATGCGCTGAAAGAAATGGACGTGCGCGTTTTCGGGTTCGAGCAGCTGCGGAATTTCCGGTTCTCTGCCTCCAAACCCGTTACCAACCTGCAAATCAGCTCCGGCATCGATTGGTTCGATGCGCAGGTGGAAGTGGTGTATGGCGATCAGAAAGTCGGCATCCGCGATATCAAGCGGGCGCTGGCCAATAAGCAAAACTACGTGCAACTGGCCGACGGTTCGCTGGGCCTGCTGCCGGAAGAATGGCTGAAGAAATATTCCCTCCTCTTTAAAATCGGGGAGGAAAAAGATAAAGGCGCCGGTCTCAAACTGAGCAAATACAACTTCTCGGTGATCGACGAGCTGTATGAATTCATTGACGACGAAGCCATCCTCGTAGAGCTCGACGAAAAGCGGCGCAAGCTGTTGAAATTCGATGAGATCCGCAACGTTCCCCTGCCCGGAAACCTCAACGCCAACCTGCGGCCTTACCAGGAAAGTGGCTTCCAGTGGCTCAATTACCTCGACGAAGTGAAATGGGGCGGGATCCTGGCGGATGATATGGGTCTTGGTAAAACCGTACAGGCCCTTACCTTCATCCAGCATTACAAAAACCGGCACGAACAATGTACCATGCTGGTGGTTTGCCCCACCACGCTGATCTACAACTGGGAAAACGAGATCAAGAAATTCACGCCGGGCATCACCTGGCACATCCATCACGGACCGCAGCGACTCCGTATTTCGGAAGAGCTGGCGAAATTCGACGTCATCATCACCACTTACGGCACCCTGCGCAGCGATGTGCAACTGCTGATGAAGATCGATTTTGACTACGTGATCCTCGATGAATCACAGGCGATCAAAAACCCCCAGTCCAAGGTTACCAAGGCGGCCCAGTTGCTCAACACCCGCAACCGGATCGCGCTGTCCGGTACCCCCATGCAGAACAACACCTTCGATATCTACGCCCAGATGAACTTCCTTAACCCGGGGATGCTCGGCAGCGTAGACTTCTTCCGCAACGAATTCGCCACCCCGATCGATAAGTTCCAGGACGAAGAAAGGAAAGAGCACCTCAAAAAGCTCATCTATCCTTTCATCCTCCGCCGTACCAAAGAACAGGTGGCCAAAGACCTGCCAGAGAAAATCGAAACCGTCATCTTCTGCGAAATGGACCCGGAACAGCGCCACATTTACGACGCTTACCGCAATTCGTACCGCTCCAAAATCCTCGGCGTGATCGAGGACCAGGGCATGGAACGCAGCCAGCTCACGATCCTGCAGGGCCTCATGAAGCTCCGCCAGATCTGCGACTCGCCCGCCATCCTCAACGAAGCGGAAAAATATCCGAACCACTCCGTGAAGCTGCATGAACTGACGCGCGAAATCTCCGAAAACATCAGCAATCACAAAGTGCTGGTGTTCAGCCAGTTCCTTGGGATGCTTGGCCTCATCAAAGACCGTCTCGCTCATCAGAAAATTCCCTACGAATATTTTGACGGCTCCACCAGCACGCAGGACCGCGAAAAAGCCATCCAGAACTTCCAGAACAACGAGGAATGCCGCGTATTTCTCATCTCTCTCAAAGCCGGCGGCGTGGGCCTCAACCTCACCGCGGCCGACTACGTTTACATCGTGGATCCCTGGTGGAACCCCGCCGTGGAACAGCAAGCCATCGACCGGACGCACCGTATCGGGCAAACGAAAAACATTTTCGCCTACCGCATGATCTGTAAAGATACTGTGGAAGAAAAAATCCTGGAACTGCAGGAACGCAAGAAATCACTGGTGAAAGATATCATCGCCGACGATTCCGGTTTCATCAAAAAACTCACGAAAGAAGACGTGCTCTACCTCTTCAGCTAA
- a CDS encoding DoxX family protein: MGNTFSINESKGLNLGLTVLRVGVGVLFFIFGWQKLAGGEQLWTMIGGAMNFLGISFAPTFWGLLATIAEFAGGLLLALGLFTRWASASLVATMIVAVILKANTGTGMADVSSPLLALLITLAFALGGAGAWSLDNLLAKKKSSAALA, from the coding sequence ATGGGAAACACCTTTTCAATCAATGAATCAAAAGGCCTGAACCTCGGTCTTACCGTTCTCCGCGTGGGCGTGGGCGTATTGTTCTTCATCTTCGGCTGGCAGAAACTGGCCGGCGGCGAGCAATTATGGACTATGATCGGCGGCGCCATGAACTTCCTCGGCATATCATTCGCCCCCACTTTCTGGGGATTGCTCGCTACCATAGCTGAATTCGCAGGCGGGTTGCTCCTGGCCCTGGGCCTCTTCACCCGCTGGGCTTCCGCATCGCTCGTTGCTACCATGATCGTGGCCGTGATCCTCAAAGCCAACACCGGAACGGGAATGGCCGACGTTTCCTCGCCGTTGTTGGCCCTCCTGATTACCCTCGCTTTCGCGCTGGGCGGCGCGGGCGCATGGTCGCTGGATAACCTGCTGGCTAAAAAGAAATCTTCCGCTGCGCTGGCATAA
- a CDS encoding 2-phosphosulfolactate phosphatase yields MSEIIKPRLEVCLSPALLHLFDVKNSIVVIIDVLRATSTICTALHNGAAKVIPVATVEECVNIGRQLNAITAGERDGKIADGLLHGNSPFEYPVEFIEGKVLVLTTTNGTKLLHMAKDAVQIITGSFPNISSVCEYLISQGQNVILGCAAWKDRVNMEDTLFAGAVVSRIKEHFDVNCDSALAAETLYHSAKSDLFGFMKKASHFQRLARYGLEEDIRFCLTPDGANVLPILQNGELVKEK; encoded by the coding sequence ATGAGCGAGATTATCAAACCCAGGCTGGAAGTATGCCTGTCTCCCGCACTACTGCACCTGTTCGACGTGAAGAACAGCATCGTGGTGATTATCGACGTGCTGCGGGCCACCTCCACCATCTGTACCGCATTGCACAACGGCGCCGCCAAGGTGATCCCCGTGGCTACGGTGGAAGAATGTGTGAACATCGGCCGACAGCTCAACGCCATCACGGCGGGCGAGCGCGACGGCAAGATCGCGGACGGGCTGTTGCACGGTAATTCCCCCTTCGAATACCCGGTGGAGTTCATCGAGGGAAAGGTGCTGGTGCTGACTACCACCAACGGTACCAAATTGTTGCACATGGCGAAAGACGCGGTGCAGATCATCACCGGATCTTTCCCGAACATTTCCTCCGTTTGCGAGTACCTGATTTCGCAGGGGCAGAATGTGATACTCGGGTGTGCGGCGTGGAAAGACAGGGTGAATATGGAAGACACGCTCTTCGCCGGTGCGGTGGTAAGCCGTATCAAGGAGCACTTTGATGTAAACTGCGACTCGGCCCTGGCTGCCGAAACGCTGTACCACAGCGCGAAAAGCGACTTATTCGGATTTATGAAAAAAGCTTCGCACTTCCAGCGCCTGGCCCGTTATGGCCTGGAGGAAGATATCCGTTTCTGCCTTACGCCGGACGGTGCCAATGTGCTGCCGATTCTGCAGAACGGGGAATTGGTGAAAGAGAAATAG
- a CDS encoding SRPBCC family protein, whose protein sequence is MPSIHLTTVIHAPLQRVFDLSRSITLHKRSMSHLKEEAIRGRTNGLIEYDESVTWRAKHLGKTRELTTRITAMQKHGHFTDEMEKGDFRHMKHDHFFREIDNGTVMIDVLEFGTPYGIFGKWFEKMYLKRYMRRLLELRNQIIKDYAESEKWRVILD, encoded by the coding sequence ATGCCAAGTATTCATCTGACCACGGTCATCCATGCCCCGTTGCAAAGGGTGTTCGACCTCAGCCGGAGCATCACGCTTCACAAGCGCAGTATGTCGCACCTGAAAGAGGAGGCCATACGCGGGCGGACCAACGGGCTGATCGAATACGACGAATCCGTGACCTGGCGCGCGAAGCACCTGGGCAAAACCCGGGAGCTGACCACCCGCATCACCGCCATGCAGAAACATGGACATTTTACCGACGAGATGGAAAAAGGCGATTTCAGGCATATGAAGCACGATCATTTTTTCCGGGAAATCGATAACGGAACGGTGATGATCGATGTGCTGGAATTCGGGACGCCATACGGCATTTTCGGAAAATGGTTTGAAAAGATGTACCTGAAACGGTACATGCGCCGCCTGCTGGAATTACGCAATCAAATCATCAAGGACTACGCAGAGAGCGAAAAGTGGCGTGTGATCCTGGATTAA
- the gcvT gene encoding glycine cleavage system aminomethyltransferase GcvT, with protein sequence MKNTPFTQKHIALGAKMAPFAGYNMPISYSGINDEHAAVRNSVGVFDVSHMGEFMLKGEHALDLIQRVTSNDASKLTAGKAQYSCLPNNEGGIVDDLLVYCIEENKTYMLVVNASNIEKDWNWISQFNTNNVEMHDISDKTCLLAIQGPNATSVLQTLTDKDIVNLKYYTFVKGTFAGVENVLISATGYTGAGGVEIYFEDKDGAADKIWDAIFAAGASHNIKPVGLGARDTLRLEMGFCLYGNDIDDRTSPMEAGLGWITKFTKDFPSRAIFEKQKADGLQQKLVGFEMVDKGIPRHDYEIKDAEGNVIGRVTSGTQSPSLQKAVGLGYVKTAFAALDSDIYIAVRDKLLKAKVVKVPFLG encoded by the coding sequence ATGAAAAACACGCCATTTACACAAAAACACATTGCGCTGGGGGCCAAAATGGCTCCGTTTGCGGGCTACAACATGCCCATTTCCTATTCGGGTATCAACGACGAACATGCCGCCGTGCGCAATAGTGTAGGGGTATTTGACGTCAGCCACATGGGCGAATTCATGCTCAAAGGCGAACATGCCCTGGATCTCATCCAGCGGGTGACCAGCAACGACGCGTCCAAGCTCACCGCAGGCAAAGCGCAGTATTCCTGCCTGCCGAACAACGAAGGCGGCATTGTAGACGACCTGCTCGTGTATTGCATCGAAGAGAATAAAACCTATATGCTGGTGGTAAACGCCAGCAACATCGAGAAAGACTGGAATTGGATCAGCCAGTTCAATACCAACAATGTCGAAATGCATGACATTTCCGATAAAACCTGCCTGCTCGCCATCCAGGGGCCTAATGCCACCAGCGTGCTGCAGACCCTGACCGACAAAGACATCGTGAACCTGAAATATTACACGTTCGTGAAAGGCACTTTCGCGGGCGTGGAAAACGTGCTGATCAGCGCCACGGGTTATACCGGCGCCGGCGGAGTGGAGATTTATTTTGAAGATAAAGATGGCGCGGCCGACAAGATCTGGGATGCCATTTTTGCGGCGGGCGCTTCCCATAACATCAAGCCCGTTGGCCTCGGCGCGCGCGACACGCTGCGCCTTGAAATGGGTTTCTGCCTCTACGGGAACGATATCGACGACCGTACCAGCCCCATGGAAGCCGGATTGGGTTGGATCACCAAGTTCACCAAAGACTTCCCTTCCCGCGCTATTTTCGAAAAACAGAAAGCCGACGGCCTGCAGCAGAAACTGGTGGGTTTTGAAATGGTGGACAAAGGCATCCCCCGCCACGATTACGAAATCAAGGATGCGGAAGGCAACGTGATCGGACGGGTTACCTCCGGCACCCAGTCCCCTTCCCTCCAGAAAGCGGTAGGGCTAGGGTATGTAAAAACAGCGTTTGCAGCATTGGATTCCGATATCTATATTGCTGTTCGTGACAAACTGCTGAAGGCCAAAGTGGTGAAAGTGCCCTTCCTCGGATAA
- a CDS encoding M20/M25/M40 family metallo-hydrolase has protein sequence MKKLYLILPLAGLALTAYPQKKADRKTLGNLQAHVAYLASDKLEGRRTGTAGEQLAAEYISQQMKIIGLAPKGTDGYLQTFIVREGLEAGPNARFSINGNALRPGEQFLPLPFSARKSAKGDVLPGVNEIDNVWLIDVQKSKDEINPHASPLEFYLKKTKAAIESHATGIVFFNGGEDLQTASQWLDLPHETLSIPAIWVGADGSKALSADDANGFQLELQAELVPSRRTGTNVIGYIDNGAPATVVIGAHYDHLGYGEDRNSMSPDEKSIHNGADDNASGTAALLEVARLLKESKLKSANYAIVAFSGEELGLFGSKYFAEKGPVPMQQVNYMVNMDMVGRLSAEKGLQIGGYGTSPSWGQVVPAALPKGLKVSYDSSGLGPSDHASFYLKNVPVLFFFTGTHGDYHKPGDDAEKINYDGQLTIVKTVYGVIEKTNGKPKLAFSKTRDPQPMTGNGFTVTLGIMLDYTYNGGAKIEAVRDGKPAKAAGILAGDVIVQLGEYPVTDAMTYTKALGTFKAGDSTTVKVKRGSEEKVFDIQF, from the coding sequence GTGAAAAAGCTTTACCTCATCCTGCCCCTGGCTGGTTTGGCGCTCACCGCCTACCCCCAGAAAAAAGCGGACCGAAAAACCCTCGGGAACCTCCAGGCACACGTAGCCTATCTCGCATCCGACAAGCTCGAAGGCCGCCGGACCGGCACCGCCGGCGAGCAACTCGCGGCCGAATACATCTCCCAGCAGATGAAAATCATCGGCCTGGCGCCCAAAGGGACCGACGGGTACCTGCAAACATTCATCGTCCGCGAAGGGCTCGAAGCCGGCCCCAACGCCCGCTTCTCCATCAACGGCAATGCCCTCCGGCCAGGTGAACAATTCCTCCCCCTGCCTTTCAGCGCCCGTAAAAGCGCCAAAGGCGACGTGCTCCCGGGCGTCAACGAAATCGACAACGTCTGGCTCATCGACGTACAAAAATCCAAAGACGAAATAAATCCCCACGCCTCACCACTGGAATTCTACCTGAAAAAGACCAAAGCTGCCATTGAAAGCCATGCCACCGGCATCGTATTCTTCAACGGCGGGGAAGACCTCCAAACCGCCAGCCAGTGGCTCGACCTCCCCCACGAAACCCTGTCCATCCCCGCCATCTGGGTAGGAGCAGACGGGAGCAAGGCGCTATCGGCCGACGATGCCAACGGCTTCCAGCTGGAGCTCCAGGCCGAACTGGTACCGTCCAGGCGCACGGGTACCAATGTAATCGGGTACATCGATAACGGCGCCCCCGCCACGGTAGTCATCGGCGCGCATTACGACCATTTGGGTTATGGTGAAGACCGAAACTCCATGTCCCCCGATGAAAAATCGATCCACAACGGGGCCGACGACAATGCTTCCGGCACCGCCGCCCTCCTGGAAGTAGCGCGGTTGCTGAAGGAATCCAAACTCAAGAGCGCCAATTACGCCATCGTCGCCTTTTCCGGCGAAGAACTGGGACTGTTCGGCAGTAAATATTTCGCGGAAAAAGGCCCTGTACCCATGCAGCAGGTGAATTACATGGTGAATATGGACATGGTGGGCCGGCTGTCGGCCGAGAAAGGGCTGCAGATTGGCGGTTATGGCACTTCCCCTTCCTGGGGCCAGGTGGTGCCGGCCGCGTTGCCGAAAGGGCTGAAGGTAAGTTACGACTCTTCCGGCCTGGGGCCCTCCGACCATGCTTCGTTTTACCTGAAAAACGTGCCCGTGCTGTTTTTCTTTACCGGCACCCACGGCGATTACCATAAACCCGGCGATGATGCGGAAAAGATTAATTACGACGGGCAGCTGACCATCGTAAAAACCGTATACGGCGTTATCGAAAAAACGAACGGCAAACCCAAACTGGCTTTCAGCAAAACGCGCGACCCGCAACCCATGACAGGCAACGGTTTCACCGTAACACTCGGCATTATGCTCGATTATACCTACAACGGTGGCGCCAAAATAGAAGCCGTGCGCGACGGGAAGCCCGCCAAAGCGGCCGGCATCCTCGCGGGAGACGTGATCGTGCAACTGGGCGAATACCCCGTTACCGACGCCATGACCTATACAAAGGCCCTCGGTACTTTCAAAGCGGGCGACAGCACCACGGTGAAAGTGAAGCGCGGAAGCGAGGAGAAAGTATTTGACATTCAATTTTAA